The genomic stretch AAACGGATGGGGCATCGAGCCCCATACCGTTTTTGCCCAACAGAAATCCGGCTCAACATTACCCATTGTTGAAATAAAAAAGGCTTTGAAAAAGGGAATTTATTAATCATAAAGTGTAAACAAATTTCAGGACGAGTCAGAGGATGGAGTGGTGGAATTCAAAATTCCAGATTTAAGATTCACAAAACTAATTATGGCAGCTATATTGAATATGAAATTTTGAGCTTTGGGGTTTTGAATTTTGAATTTTGAGTGCACTCCGAAAAGTCAATTTGCCCCTAAATCCCCTAAAGGGGACTTTCACAAATTGCTGATTTTTAGCGTTTCCCCTTTAGGTGTCAGGGGCTAAAAACGATAAAAATCAGCAATTTGTGACTTTTCGGAGGGGACTCAAATTTTGGGCTTTGTACTTTGAATTTTGAGCTTGGAATTTGGAGCTTGAGTCTTGAAAATGTTGTATATTCGCAATCTGTAAAACCTAAAACAGGTATTTACTGTTATAAACCAACAAAAAACACAATCATGAAAAATCTGAAAGTCAGGCTTATTGTTGTTTCGGTTTTTTCACTTGCCATTCTTGTTTCCTGCAACAAGGAACGACAGGATTCATTGCAAGAACAACAAATAACGGTTGATGAAATCGTTGAAATCGTCAATCAGAATTATCTCGGATCAAACGTTATTGAAGGCGATGAGCAAACTCCGTTTTTCGTTACCAACGAAGGACTGATTGATGAATACCTGGCATCAGAAAGTTCTTTTGAAAACCAGGATAAATCGGTCAATAATAGGTTTATCAGGTGTCTGAAATCCGTCAACCTCGATGATGAACAAATCCCTCAGGCAAGAAGAGCGCTGAAGGCTTATGAAAACAGAAACGAGAGAATCATACAAAAGCACCGCCAGGCCTTTTCCCAACTTCATGACAGAATGGAAAATAACCGCACGGAACTTATCCGGCAGTTGAGAAGCGGAGAAATTGACCGCGTTGAGTTCAAAAGAAAAATGACACAGTTGCGCACTCAGTATCAGCAAGCCTTGATACGCATCAAAGAATCGAATGCTTCTGATTTTTCCAGATCATTCCGTATGCTTATGCAGAACCTGAATAATGTTCTTACTGAACGCCAATGGAATGCGTTCACTGGTTGCCTCAGGGGTTAAATAACCTAAGTCAAAGAAATTAAGAGCTTCCAAAACCGGAAGCTTTTTTTATGCCAAAACCAAAAATCGTTTGCATTGTTATTTTGCCTGGCCATACTGTTGATGTTTGAATAAACCTGACTACAATTAATTTAATTCGTATAATGAAACCCAAGACTACACTTCATGCTTCGATCATAATTCTGACTTTTCTCGTTGCTTTGTATGGCAAAAGTTTGCTTCAGAATTTTATTGAACTTCAATTTTCTTCCTACGCCATACGCATTATTTATTCCTATTCCTGGTGGGTGATTCCTGTTGTGATTGTAACTGCGGCGCTGTATGGTTTTCGGAATGTATTAAAGAACCTGGGCTTGCAAAAAGGCTTTCTCATGGGTCTCGCCTTCTCAATCATCGTGGTACTGCCAATGTTTTTGGGTTCAGCCATCATCGGGAAATTTGTAGCGGATATGAACCTGCTGCAAGTATTTCATAAAACTTTTCTTGCCGGTTTCATGGAAGAACTGCTTTTCAGAGGTTTTCTTTTCGGCTTGCTTTTCAGGAAATTGAAATGGGGTTTTATTCCGGCGTCGCTTCCGGGGGCGATCATCTTTGGAATGTCGCATCTTTACCAGGGTTCCGGCATCACTGAAACCCTTGGGATTTTCACTGTCACCTTTATCGGGGCTCTCTGGTTTGCCTGGTTATACATTGAATGGGATGATAATCTATGGGTTCCCATCTGGATGCATATCTTGATGAATCTTTCCTGGACAATTTTCGATGTAAGTAGCAATGCACTGGGCGGGTTTGAAGCCAATATTTTCAGGATTATAACTATTGCTCTCTCGGTTCTGATTACAATTGCGTATTGCAGACGAAGAAAGCTTTTCAGGATCAATAAAAGCAATTTGCTTATTAACCCCCACTGATCCTCCTATAATGTAATCAGTAACTTTCAGATTATCCTTGAATTACCATTTTGCCTTTTCATTACCGCAAGCCCGCTCGGGATTAAACACTAACTTTGCAACCTCAAAAAAATAACACTCCAATTACCCGATGATATCATTCGACCGTTTTCAACTTGATAATGGCCTTAAAGTTCTTGTGCATCATGATGCCACCACTCAAATGGTGGCAATGAATATACTTTACAATGTTGGCGCAAGGGATGAGATACCTGAAAAGACAGGTTTTGCTCACCTTTTCGAACACCTGATGTTTGGTGGTTCGGCAAACATACCGCGCTACGATGAACCACTGGAAAGAGTGGGTGGCGAGAATAATGCATTCACTTCCAACGACGTCACCAGTTATTATATCACCATTCCGAAAACCAACCTTGAAACTGCTTTCTGGCTGGAATCAGATCGTATGCTCAACCTCGCTTTCTCAAAAAAGAGCCTGGAAGTACAGCGCAATGTTGTGATGGAAGAATTCAGGCAAACACATTTGAACCAACCTTTCGGTGATGCATGGCTGTTGCTTCGGCCACTGGCTTATACAGTGCACCCTTACCGCTGGTCAACAATTGGTGCGGATATCAATCATATTGCGCAGGCTACTATGGAAGATGTGAAAGATTTTTACCATCGCTTCTATAATCCCTGCAATGCCATTCTCACTGTGGCCGGTCCGGTTGAAACTGCTGAGATCAGGGAACTTTGCGAAAAATGGTTTGCAGAAATCCCTGCTGGGCTGCCCAACAATCGTCGGTTGCCGTTAGAACCGGTTCAGACTGAAGCCCGCAACCTGCACGTTGAGCGTGACTTACCCTGCAATGCCATATACAAAACCTGGCATATTCCTCACCGCTTGTCACCCATGTATTATACTGCTGATCTTACTTCCGATGTTTTATCAGCCGGTGAATCCTCGCGACTTTACGTTGAGCTTGTTAAAAAACAACAACTCTTCAGCGATATAAATGCTTACATAACCGGCAGCCTCGATCCGGGCTTGTTTGTAATTTCAGGAAAGATCATGAATGGAACCGATCCAGTTGCCGCTGAAAATGCAATCAGCAAAATTATTGTAGAATTGCAGGAACAACCCTTGAATGAACGTGAATTGCAAAAAGTTAAGAACCGAATTGAATCCATGCTTGTATTCGCGGAATTGAAAGTGCTTGAAAAAGCACTCAATCTTTCGATGTATGAATTGCTGGGCGATGCCGGACTTATAAACAATGAAATTGATAAATACAACGCGGTGGATGCAGCGGCAATTATGCGGTTCGCACAGGAAATGCTTGTTGAAAATAACTGCTCTACCTTGTTTTACCACATGAAAAGTTGATTTGAAATGCCAATAATAAACCGAAAAAAGGCGCCGGCTGTGAAGTTGGTGGAATTCCTCAAAAGCATTGAACCCCGTTATATTCAGCTAAGCAATGGCTTACTGGTGTATCTGATTGACGAAGGCATACAGGAAGTGCTGCGCATTGAATTGGTTTTCAAGGCCGGGAATTTTTACCAAAAACAAAAACAGGTAGCCAAAGCCACTAATACCTTGCTGGCTTCCGGCACTTCAAAGCATTCAGCCGAAGTTATCTCCGAGCATTTTGATTTTTATGGCGCCTATCTTGAAACCAGCAACAACAAAGACAATGCCCACCTGGGTTTATACACTCTTAACAAGCACCTCGATAACACCTTGCCGCTGTTGGCTGAGCTGATTATGGATCCGGTTTTTCCTGAACACGAACTTGATTTGTTTCGTTCAACCCGCAAACAACATCTGGAGGTGAACCAACAGAAAGTGAAATACCTGGCAAGGGTGCATTTCCATGAACAGGTTTTCGGTTCGAACCATCCTTACGGGATGCGACTGCAAGCCCAGCATCTGGATGATTTAAAGAGAGAAAGCCTTATTGAGCACCACCGCAATCATTACAGGGCCGAGGAGTGTTTCGTTGTTGTAAGCGGGAAAATTCCAGCAGGATTTGATCAATTACTAGATAAATATCTCGGTAATTTTAAGAGTAATGGCAATCAAACCCCAAATGGAATTGTGATTCCTGTTTCGCCATCTGATGATAAATCGCAATTCGTACAGAAAAAAGATGCGCTACAGGCAGCTATCCGCATCGGCAAGCCCACCATTAACCGCCTTCATCCCGATTACCCGGCGCTTTTTATTGTGAACACAATATTGGGTGGATATTTTGGTTCGAGGCTGATGATCAATATCAGAGAAGACAAAGGCTATACCTACGGCATTGGTTCTGCCCTGGTTTCGTTGAAGCATAGCGGGTTATTTGTAATTACCAGCGAAGTAGGAAGTGATGTGCTTAAAGCCGCCACCGACGAAATTTTTAAGGAGGTTCGTACTCTTTGCGATGAAAAGGTAAGCCCCAAAGAATTATCGCTCGTAAAAAACTATCTCATGGGTTCGCTGATGCGCAGCATGGACGGGCCATTTGCCATTGCTGAACGCCTGCGATCGGCACTGGAGTTTGGGCAAACGATGGATTATTACAAAGATTACGCTGCCACCATCCAAAACATCACCCCTGAACGTATTCAGGCGCTGGCCAACGAATATCTGCAACCTGATACTTTTTATCAAACAGTTGCAGGCAATAAAGGAAATTAGTTGATTGGTGAATTAGTTAATTGGTAGAGTGATGGAGTAATGGAGTGATGGGTTGGTGAAATGGTCATTTGGTAAAATGGTGGATTGAAGAAACCCTATTGCCACTTCAAGCTTCCACTCACTCTTCTTTTTGCCCGGTAAGATTCGAAACAGCGTAAAATAGCAATGCAAAGGTCATAATCGGTGGCGTTGAGAATAAAATCTACCGGAGGTTGGCAATATTGCATAAATTCCTCACGATCCTCCTGAACTTCAATTCCTGTTAACCTGTAGATCAGGTCGTGGTTATAAACTTTTTCTATTTCTTCCTGCAATTGCAGGGCGCTAAGTTCTTTCTCCAGCTTTTTCATTTGTTTGGCTTCCTTGCTAAACAAATCATAAAAGGTTTGAAACGGGCCTTTCATAACAACGCCAAAACCATGTTCAGGCCCGCTGTAAACCATCGTATTTATATGAGGCATCTTCAACTTCACTGAATCTGGTGGTGGTGGCAAGTCAATATTTACAAATTCCTGCCGGAACTCCAGGCGTGTGCGGGGCAAGGATCGGATTACTACTTCGCGGAGTTCGAAAACCTTGGGCAACATAATCAGCTCATAAGGTCCTTCAGCATTAATGTGCTCCTGTTCAATCATCACAAAACGAACAAGGTGGCTTACATGCGTGATCATGAGGCTATCACCAAGTCTGACGGGCATAACAAACCTGCCACTGCGGTCGCTTACAACCCCAAAGCGTTGTGTAAGATTTATGATATGGGCGTATTCGAGGTTGCTGTGGTAAATATCAACGATCCTGCCTTCGAAATGGGTAAATTTGGCCGGTTCCT from Bacteroidales bacterium encodes the following:
- a CDS encoding CPBP family intramembrane metalloprotease; this translates as MKPKTTLHASIIILTFLVALYGKSLLQNFIELQFSSYAIRIIYSYSWWVIPVVIVTAALYGFRNVLKNLGLQKGFLMGLAFSIIVVLPMFLGSAIIGKFVADMNLLQVFHKTFLAGFMEELLFRGFLFGLLFRKLKWGFIPASLPGAIIFGMSHLYQGSGITETLGIFTVTFIGALWFAWLYIEWDDNLWVPIWMHILMNLSWTIFDVSSNALGGFEANIFRIITIALSVLITIAYCRRRKLFRINKSNLLINPH
- a CDS encoding insulinase family protein — encoded protein: MISFDRFQLDNGLKVLVHHDATTQMVAMNILYNVGARDEIPEKTGFAHLFEHLMFGGSANIPRYDEPLERVGGENNAFTSNDVTSYYITIPKTNLETAFWLESDRMLNLAFSKKSLEVQRNVVMEEFRQTHLNQPFGDAWLLLRPLAYTVHPYRWSTIGADINHIAQATMEDVKDFYHRFYNPCNAILTVAGPVETAEIRELCEKWFAEIPAGLPNNRRLPLEPVQTEARNLHVERDLPCNAIYKTWHIPHRLSPMYYTADLTSDVLSAGESSRLYVELVKKQQLFSDINAYITGSLDPGLFVISGKIMNGTDPVAAENAISKIIVELQEQPLNERELQKVKNRIESMLVFAELKVLEKALNLSMYELLGDAGLINNEIDKYNAVDAAAIMRFAQEMLVENNCSTLFYHMKS
- a CDS encoding insulinase family protein, translating into MPIINRKKAPAVKLVEFLKSIEPRYIQLSNGLLVYLIDEGIQEVLRIELVFKAGNFYQKQKQVAKATNTLLASGTSKHSAEVISEHFDFYGAYLETSNNKDNAHLGLYTLNKHLDNTLPLLAELIMDPVFPEHELDLFRSTRKQHLEVNQQKVKYLARVHFHEQVFGSNHPYGMRLQAQHLDDLKRESLIEHHRNHYRAEECFVVVSGKIPAGFDQLLDKYLGNFKSNGNQTPNGIVIPVSPSDDKSQFVQKKDALQAAIRIGKPTINRLHPDYPALFIVNTILGGYFGSRLMINIREDKGYTYGIGSALVSLKHSGLFVITSEVGSDVLKAATDEIFKEVRTLCDEKVSPKELSLVKNYLMGSLMRSMDGPFAIAERLRSALEFGQTMDYYKDYAATIQNITPERIQALANEYLQPDTFYQTVAGNKGN